One genomic window of Trichlorobacter lovleyi includes the following:
- a CDS encoding MFS transporter: MNGQHRDLFRALFLINFLISLGFGVSDAFFPLYCQSIGARGLLLGVAVGGYALSKIIFSPIMGSLADRFGRRQLVITSLLVYLLVSCSYLVTENLVVVVCLRLLQGAGCAMFRPVVQTLIADHASSRQWGKAMGSFDISFYAALSSGPLIGGIIMDQAGFHGLFSVLIICSMAALGLALAAIPRQLQPTRIAQEIPAQPGIRNICRQGGTLQGLLLFIFGRACGITACGTFLPILLSSKLGMSGVQVGIIMASATLVMTLLLRPAGRIADRVPRRMLVICGGTVVPLLYMLLPVAADFMQMLGVTLGIGAFSALSQPATSALLAEEGQRLGMGTSIGTFHAFLNLGFVAGPLLGSLLQSSAGLQGVFIAIGLIGLCSVAGFILNKPVRNLTVARA, from the coding sequence ATGAACGGACAGCACCGGGATCTGTTCAGGGCGTTGTTTCTGATCAATTTCCTGATCTCGCTGGGGTTCGGTGTCAGCGACGCCTTTTTTCCGCTCTACTGCCAGAGCATCGGAGCCCGGGGGCTGCTGCTGGGGGTGGCGGTTGGCGGCTATGCGCTGTCAAAGATCATCTTCAGCCCGATCATGGGGTCGCTGGCAGACCGCTTTGGGCGGCGGCAGCTGGTTATCACCAGCCTGCTGGTCTATCTGCTGGTCTCCTGCAGTTACCTGGTGACCGAAAACCTGGTTGTGGTGGTCTGCCTGCGCCTGCTGCAGGGGGCCGGTTGCGCCATGTTCCGGCCAGTGGTGCAGACCCTGATTGCCGATCATGCCAGCAGCAGGCAGTGGGGCAAGGCGATGGGCAGCTTTGATATCTCCTTCTACGCCGCGCTCAGCAGCGGCCCACTGATCGGCGGGATCATCATGGATCAGGCAGGCTTTCACGGCCTGTTCAGCGTCCTGATTATCTGCAGCATGGCCGCATTGGGGCTGGCCCTTGCTGCGATCCCGCGACAGCTGCAACCGACCCGCATAGCGCAGGAAATCCCCGCTCAACCGGGCATCAGGAACATCTGCCGCCAGGGTGGAACGCTTCAGGGGCTGCTGCTGTTCATCTTCGGCAGGGCCTGCGGCATCACGGCCTGCGGGACGTTTCTGCCGATCCTGCTTTCGTCAAAACTGGGGATGAGCGGGGTACAGGTGGGGATCATCATGGCCTCGGCCACCCTGGTCATGACACTGCTGCTGCGGCCGGCAGGCCGGATTGCCGACCGGGTCCCCCGCAGGATGCTGGTGATCTGCGGCGGTACGGTGGTGCCCTTACTGTACATGCTGTTACCCGTTGCAGCCGACTTCATGCAGATGCTCGGCGTAACGTTGGGGATCGGCGCCTTCAGCGCCCTCTCGCAGCCGGCCACCAGCGCCTTGCTGGCTGAGGAGGGACAGCGGCTGGGAATGGGAACCTCGATCGGCACCTTCCATGCCTTCTTAAACCTGGGATTTGTGGCGGGGCCGCTGCTGGGGTCGTTATTGCAAAGTTCGGCAGGGCTGCAAGGGGTATTTATCGCCATCGGCCTGATCGGACTCTGTTCAGTGGCCGGTTTCATCCTGAACAAGCCGGTACGGAATCTGACGGTGGCACGGGCCTGA
- a CDS encoding bifunctional 3,4-dihydroxy-2-butanone-4-phosphate synthase/GTP cyclohydrolase II — protein MARSSIEQAIRDIRNGRMVILVDDEDRENEGDLTMAAEHVTPEAINFMAKYGRGLICLTLTEERCDQLELPPMVSENNSPFQTAFTVSIEARHGVTTGISAADRAQTILTAIADNTGPDDLSRPGHIFPLRARAGGVLVRTGQTEGSVDLARLAGLKPAGVICEIMNEDGSMARMPQLKEFALRHGIRICSVADLVAHRLNHESLVRPVAEAKLPTWAGKFRVVAFENDIDGLEHIALVKGEIRPDEPVLVRVHSECLTSDVFGSIRCDCGGQLSRAMDRIEQEGTGILLYMRQEGRGIGLINKLKAYELQDQGCDTVEANEALGFKADLRDYGIGAQMLRALGARKIRLMTNNPKKMIGLEGYGLHVVERVPIEMKALSTNMRYLQTKRDKLGHLLAA, from the coding sequence ATGGCACGATCCTCCATAGAACAGGCGATCAGGGATATCCGCAACGGCAGGATGGTTATTCTGGTTGATGATGAAGATCGGGAAAATGAAGGCGATCTGACCATGGCAGCCGAGCATGTCACCCCGGAGGCGATCAATTTCATGGCCAAGTATGGCCGGGGCCTGATCTGCCTGACCCTGACCGAAGAGCGCTGTGACCAGCTTGAGCTGCCGCCAATGGTTTCAGAGAACAACTCGCCATTCCAGACCGCCTTTACGGTTTCCATTGAGGCACGCCACGGGGTGACCACCGGCATCTCGGCAGCGGACCGGGCCCAGACCATCCTGACCGCGATTGCCGACAATACCGGGCCGGATGATCTCTCCCGCCCCGGCCATATCTTTCCGCTGCGTGCACGGGCCGGCGGGGTGCTGGTACGCACCGGTCAGACCGAAGGTTCGGTGGATCTGGCCCGTCTGGCCGGACTGAAACCGGCCGGGGTGATCTGCGAGATCATGAACGAGGACGGCAGCATGGCCCGCATGCCGCAGTTGAAGGAGTTTGCCCTGCGGCACGGCATCCGGATCTGCTCGGTGGCCGATCTGGTGGCCCACCGGCTGAATCATGAATCACTGGTGCGGCCGGTGGCGGAGGCAAAGCTGCCCACCTGGGCCGGCAAGTTCCGCGTGGTCGCCTTTGAGAACGATATTGACGGCCTGGAGCATATCGCCCTGGTCAAGGGAGAGATCAGGCCGGACGAGCCGGTGCTGGTCAGGGTACATTCGGAGTGTCTGACCAGTGACGTGTTCGGCAGCATCCGCTGTGACTGCGGCGGACAGCTCAGCCGGGCCATGGACCGCATCGAACAGGAAGGCACAGGCATCCTGTTGTACATGCGGCAGGAAGGCAGGGGGATCGGCCTGATCAACAAACTCAAGGCCTATGAACTGCAGGATCAGGGCTGCGATACCGTTGAGGCCAACGAGGCGCTGGGATTCAAGGCCGACCTGCGGGATTACGGCATTGGCGCCCAGATGCTCAGGGCGCTGGGTGCCAGAAAGATCCGCCTGATGACCAACAACCCCAAGAAGATGATCGGACTGGAGGGGTATGGCCTGCATGTTGTTGAACGGGTACCGATCGAGATGAAGGCGTTAAGCACCAACATGCGCTACCTGCAGACCAAGCGCGACAAGCTCGGGCACCTGCTGGCCGCCTGA
- a CDS encoding cytochrome c3 family protein: protein MSAALPIAANAGYAYPTLKCTNCHQSHDAFKNFCATCHGFAFSWKLT, encoded by the coding sequence ATCTCAGCAGCTCTCCCGATTGCCGCAAACGCAGGATACGCATATCCGACCCTGAAATGCACCAACTGCCATCAATCGCACGATGCATTTAAAAATTTCTGTGCAACCTGTCACGGCTTTGCCTTTAGCTGGAAGCTTACATGA
- a CDS encoding methyl-accepting chemotaxis protein, giving the protein MKNLGITAKLMVGFGLIALLLLGTLIIGIQALRDMQHKLVEVQRVYQLSHQASKVQASIYSINDRVKHMGHLENTEEKQALLQLNAKDRDIYLEALKKLEAGTLLAEGKKLVEDYKGATVSGRTMIKNLVESAMTNDRPRYLSALQDGTKLTREVTDPALKKLLEYYNDQAELAAQKAQSASRTALIFMIVCGTVAIGAALLISFLVTRTIIRPIHSCMQVADAIATGDLTVHIDAQGKDETAILMRAMGNMAQYMRETIGMLKTAATNVADAASQLQHTSTDMLAGTDTVASQALSVATAGNEMAATAGDIAQNCQMTAQSADTASSAARTGETVVQSTINAMAAITERVKSAAGTVDSLGKRSDQIGEIVSTIEDIADQTNLLALNAAIEAARAGEMGRGFAVVADEVRALAERTTAATREIGQMIKNIQEETRTAVGAMDDGVRQVERGALEAEKSGNALQDILSQITAVTGQIGQIATAAEEQTATTHEISNNMQQITATVGHATQHAKDTAAAAQHLSGLAGELQQLVARFKLAA; this is encoded by the coding sequence ATGAAGAATCTGGGGATTACGGCAAAACTAATGGTAGGCTTCGGCCTGATCGCACTGCTGCTGTTGGGCACCCTGATCATCGGTATCCAGGCGCTGCGCGACATGCAGCACAAGCTGGTGGAGGTGCAACGGGTTTACCAGCTCAGCCATCAGGCCTCAAAGGTCCAGGCCAGCATCTATTCCATCAACGACCGGGTCAAACATATGGGGCACCTGGAAAACACGGAAGAAAAACAGGCCCTGCTGCAACTGAACGCCAAAGATCGCGATATCTATCTGGAGGCCCTGAAAAAACTTGAAGCCGGCACCCTTCTGGCTGAAGGGAAAAAACTGGTTGAGGATTACAAGGGGGCAACCGTTTCCGGTCGTACAATGATCAAAAATCTGGTGGAATCTGCCATGACCAATGACCGGCCACGCTATCTAAGCGCTTTGCAGGATGGCACCAAACTTACCCGGGAAGTGACCGACCCGGCCCTGAAGAAGCTGCTGGAGTACTACAATGACCAGGCAGAACTTGCCGCACAAAAGGCCCAATCAGCCAGCAGGACCGCACTGATCTTCATGATTGTCTGCGGTACCGTTGCAATCGGCGCCGCACTGCTCATCTCGTTCCTGGTGACCCGTACCATCATCAGGCCGATCCACTCCTGCATGCAGGTTGCCGATGCCATTGCAACCGGCGATCTCACGGTGCATATCGATGCCCAGGGCAAGGACGAAACCGCCATCCTGATGCGGGCCATGGGCAACATGGCCCAGTATATGCGTGAAACCATCGGCATGCTGAAGACCGCAGCGACCAATGTTGCCGATGCAGCCAGCCAGCTCCAGCATACCTCGACCGATATGCTGGCCGGCACCGATACGGTGGCAAGCCAGGCCCTCAGCGTGGCCACGGCCGGCAACGAGATGGCGGCAACCGCCGGGGATATCGCCCAGAACTGCCAGATGACCGCCCAAAGCGCCGATACAGCCAGCAGCGCCGCCAGGACCGGCGAGACGGTGGTGCAGAGCACCATCAACGCCATGGCCGCCATCACGGAGCGGGTCAAATCCGCGGCAGGAACCGTTGACAGCCTGGGCAAACGTTCGGACCAGATCGGCGAGATCGTCAGCACTATTGAAGACATTGCCGACCAGACCAACCTGCTGGCCCTGAATGCTGCCATTGAGGCGGCCCGGGCAGGCGAGATGGGACGGGGCTTTGCCGTGGTGGCCGACGAGGTGCGCGCCCTGGCAGAACGGACCACCGCCGCCACCCGTGAAATCGGCCAGATGATCAAGAATATCCAGGAAGAGACCAGGACGGCGGTAGGCGCCATGGACGACGGGGTACGGCAGGTTGAACGCGGCGCCCTGGAGGCTGAAAAATCCGGGAACGCCCTGCAGGATATCCTGTCCCAGATCACCGCGGTGACCGGCCAGATCGGCCAGATCGCCACAGCTGCAGAGGAACAGACCGCAACCACCCATGAGATCAGCAACAACATGCAGCAGATCACCGCAACCGTAGGACATGCCACACAACATGCCAAAGACACGGCTGCAGCTGCGCAGCACCTGTCCGGACTGGCCGGAGAGCTACAGCAGCTGGTGGCCAGATTCAAGCTGGCAGCCTGA